Proteins co-encoded in one Clarias gariepinus isolate MV-2021 ecotype Netherlands chromosome 13, CGAR_prim_01v2, whole genome shotgun sequence genomic window:
- the slirp gene encoding SRA stem-loop-interacting RNA-binding protein, mitochondrial has protein sequence MAASSKKVFELFVSKVPWTVATKEIKDYFGQFGQVKKCLLVFDKETGFHRGFCWVGYSSEEGLQNALQKEPHIMEGSRLQVQKNRRPFLGKKTNKEADES, from the exons ATGGCGGCTTCCAGCAAGAAGGTGTTCGAGCTGTTTGTCTCAAAAGTCCCCTGGACTGTCGCAACAA aggaaataaaagattattttgGGCAATTCGGCCAAGTGAAGAAATGCCTCCTGGTCTTC GACAAAGAGACAGGCTTTCATAGGGGCTTTTGCTGGGTCGGCTATTCATCAGAGGAAGGACTGCAGAACGCACTTCAGAAAGAGCCTCACATTATGGAAGGAAGCAGG CTCCAAGTACAAAAAAACAGACGACCATTTTTGgggaaaaagacaaataaagaaGCAGACGAAAGCTGA